The Clarias gariepinus isolate MV-2021 ecotype Netherlands chromosome 4, CGAR_prim_01v2, whole genome shotgun sequence genome window below encodes:
- the cebp1 gene encoding CCAAT/enhancer binding protein (C/EBP) 1, with the protein MSHSRSTAHIFSSNNHSCTSLVNNGLAPDSTTSSSSTLPGHIPQMEGGLYGYSMGSQGLSRTSDRSGESMMGMAYLPYSNNSNSTMERPAQHSHVIQQEFPQFLLPPPPSTFRQPGQKRGLSKDSMEYRLRRERNNIAVRKSRDKARRRIQLTQQKALELQEENHRLLLHIEQLSHEVDMLSRYLSQRHLQSKVNDVEENLENHLPKLSG; encoded by the exons ATGTCACACAGTCGTTCTACCGCTCACATCTTCTCATCCAATAACCATTCGTGCACTTCGCTGGTCAACAACGGCTTGGCTCCTGACTCCACCACGTCATCTTCCAGTACCCTGCCCGGTCACATTCCCCAGATGGAAGGAGGACTGTATGGGTATTCGATGGGGTCTCAGGGACTGTCCAGGACAAGTGATAGGAGCGGAGAGTCCATGATGGGCATGGCATATTTGCCCTATTCTAATAATTCAAACTCAACAATGGAAAGACCAGCACAGCACAGTCATGTTATACAACAG GAGTTTCCTCAGttccttcttcctcctcctccgtcTACATTTCGGCAGCCAGGCCAGAAGAGAGGCCTGAGTAAGGATAGCATGGAGTACCGCCTGAGGCGCGAGCGCAACAACATCGCTGTGAGGAAGAGCCGAGATAAAGCTCGTCGCCGCATCCAGCTCACCCAGCAAAAGGCCTTGGAGCTTCAGGAAGAAAATCACAGGCTACTACTACACATCGAACAGCTTAGCCATGAGGTGGACATGCTCAGTCGCTATCTCTCTCAGCGCCACCTACAAAGCAAAGTCAATGACGTAGAAGAGAACTTAGAAAATCACTTACCTAAATTATCAGGTTAG